The DNA segment GGCCGGACGATACGCGAGGACGCGACGCCGCTGTCGGACGTCTCAGCCGACGTCGGCGAACCGAGTGAGAAGAACCCCACGCTGGTGAACTTCTTCGCGCCGATCCTCGTCTTGCTCGTGGTCGGCCTCGTCTCGATGTGGTACCTGGGTGGCGGGCACCAGCCCGGCGTCGACGTCTCGACGGCCTTTCAGGAGACCGACGTGGCGCTCGGGTTGCTCTACGGCGCGTTCGCGTTCATGCTCGTCGGGTTCGTCGGCTCGCTCGCCTACCGGACGATGGACCTGGAGGAAGCCAGCGAGACGATCCTCGACGGCTTCAAGACGATGGTGATCGCGCTCGCGATCATCGTCCTCGCGTGGGCCATCGGCGTGGCCGCCGAGAACGTCGGTACGGCCGATTTCATCGTGGACGTGATGGTGGGCAGCGGCGTTCCCGGGGGCTTCCTCCCGCTGATCATCTTCGCCGCGGCGATGTTCGTCGCCTTCACTACCGGGACCTCGTGGGGCACGATGTCCATCCTGACGCCGCTCGCCATCCCACTCGGCCTCGAACTCGTCGGCTCGTCGGTGCTCCCGGTCGTGATCGCGATGCTGTTCGGCGGCGCCATCTGGGGCGACCACAGTTCGCCGATCAGCGACACCACGGTGATGTCTTCGATCTTCGCCGGTTCTGACCACATCGACCACGTCAACACGCAGATCCCCTTCGCCGCGACGGCTGCCGGCGTCACCGTGATCGTCCTCCTGCTGTACGGCTTCGGGCTGCGGAGCCCGCTCGTCGCCCTGCCGCTCGCGCTCGGACTGACGATCGTGGCGGTCCTCGCGCTCAACAAGATCGACGCGCGGCGCAAGGGGCTCCCGGAGGTGATGCCGACGGCCGAGGCCATCGAATCTGGTACCGTGGACGTCGATCGAATCGAGCGCGGCGACCGCACCGGGAGCGACGGCCGGTACGATCACCTCTCGGCGATTCCGATCGCGGCGGTCACCATCACCGTCGCGTACGTCGCGCTCGTGTTCGCGTTCGC comes from the Halovivax cerinus genome and includes:
- a CDS encoding Na+/H+ antiporter NhaC family protein, whose product is MTTRQVLVSLFAGVWVGALLVAGWNPIAATALTMDWLVEVVRAPFDTKFIILILFMGAGAAFIYRSGGVLALERAIGDRVNTARDSQILTWVIGVFIFFDSYTSTVVTGNATRELAQDNRSSREMHAYALDSTTSPVTTFGPVSNWVGFQVSMIIVGFEATDVTTESLDVTAFGLFLRSIPWNVYCFMAFFMVGFIAITQRFYGPMLSAEWRARSTGRTIREDATPLSDVSADVGEPSEKNPTLVNFFAPILVLLVVGLVSMWYLGGGHQPGVDVSTAFQETDVALGLLYGAFAFMLVGFVGSLAYRTMDLEEASETILDGFKTMVIALAIIVLAWAIGVAAENVGTADFIVDVMVGSGVPGGFLPLIIFAAAMFVAFTTGTSWGTMSILTPLAIPLGLELVGSSVLPVVIAMLFGGAIWGDHSSPISDTTVMSSIFAGSDHIDHVNTQIPFAATAAGVTVIVLLLYGFGLRSPLVALPLALGLTIVAVLALNKIDARRKGLPEVMPTAEAIESGTVDVDRIERGDRTGSDGRYDHLSAIPIAAVTITVAYVALVFAFAALGG